A genomic stretch from Octopus bimaculoides isolate UCB-OBI-ISO-001 chromosome 29, ASM119413v2, whole genome shotgun sequence includes:
- the LOC106878082 gene encoding zinc finger protein 260, which yields MENELCETQTEKFGFSDEMPKDSETALYQCDICQKSFSQKCDLTTHQLVHTKKMPHSCDICGKSFSRARHLTDHIRIHTGEKPFHCDICGKSFSLSHHLTSHKRVHTGEKPFNCNVCGKSFSQKSNLTKHKLIHMGESPDHINVSGESFAQNDGITNLKCLQTAEKLYHCDICGKSTSSSSNLIEHIRIHTGEKPFHCDICGKTFARNRHLTEHKRIHTGEKPYQCDICDKSFSWNHHLTEHKYIHTGQKPYHCDICDKPFSTKSNLTTHERIHTETKPFQCDTCGKLFSDESSLTEHKCIHTGEKPYHCDICGKSFSRNRYLTEHKNIHTGDMPYHCDICGSSFYRYYHLNEHKRTHSGENPHQCDICGKSFSGSSNLTDHIRIHTGEKPYHCDICGKSFSRNHDLTVHKRHHTGEKPYRCDVCGKSFPASTNLTTHKRIHTGEKPHQCDICGKSFPRKSYLTEHKRSHTGEKPYHCDICGKSFSQRGNLTEHIRIHTGEKPYHCHTCEKSFSQKSNLTEHIRIHTGEKPYHCDICGKSLSKKISVIEHKYIHAGEKPYHCDICGKAFSQKGNLPKHKRIHTGEKPYDCDICGKSFSVNFYLTEHKHSHTGEKPYHCDVCDKSFSRLHSLTEHKQIHTGERQFHCDICGKSFSRNLHLVDHKYIHTGGKPYRCDVCGKSFLRNFHLNEHKHTHTGEKPYHCDACGKSFSRKQQLTSHCCIRTEE from the coding sequence ATGGAAAATGAACTGTGTGAGACACAAACTGAAAAGTTTGGTTTTTCTGATGAGATGCCAAAAGATTCCGAAACAGCATTataccagtgtgatatctgtcaaaaatcattctctcaaaaatgtGATCTCACTACACACCAACTTGTTCATACAAAAAAGATGCCACATtcgtgtgatatctgtggtaaatcattctctcgcgCTCGCCACTTAACCGAtcacatacgtattcacacaggagagaagccatttcactgcgatatctgtggaaaatcattctctcttAGTCATCACTTAACTAGTCACAAACGcgttcacacaggagaaaagccatttaACTGTAACgtgtgtggtaaatcattctcgcaAAAAAgtaacttaactaaacacaaactcaTTCATATGGGAGAGAGTCCTGACCACATTAACGTCTCTGGTGAATCATTTGCTCAGAATGATGGCATAACTAATCTGAAATGCCTTCAGACGGCAGAGAAactatatcactgtgatatttgtggtaaatctacTTCTAGTAGTAGTAACTTAATTGAGCACAtacgaattcatacaggagagaaaccatttcattgtgatatttgtggtaaaacattcgcTCGCAATCGCCACTTGACagaacacaaacgcattcacacaggagagaagccatatcagtgtgatatctgtgacaaATCGTTTTCTTGGAATCATCACTTAACTGaacacaaatacatccatacaggtcagaagccatatcattgcgatATCTGTGATAAACCATTCTCTACAAAAAGTAATTTAACCACTCACGAACGCATTCATACAGAAACGAAACCTTTCCAGTGTGATACATGTGGTAAATTATTTTCCGATGAAAGCTCGTTAACTGAACATAAgtgcattcatacaggtgagaaaccatatcactgtgatatctgtggtaaatctttctcacGTAATCGTTATTTGACTGAACACAAgaacattcatacaggagacatgccatatcactgtgatatctgtggcagtTCATTCTATCGGTATTATCACTTAAACGAACATAAACGCACTCATTCCGGAGAGAATCCACATCagtgcgatatctgtggtaaatcgttctccgGTAGTAGTAATTTAACTGaccacatacgtattcatacaggtgagaagccatatcactgtgatatctgcggtaaatcgTTCTCTCGAAATCATGATTTGACTGTACACAAACGAcatcatacaggagagaaaccatatcgctgtgacgTCTGTGGTAAGTCGTTTCCAGCCAGTACGAATTTAACCACGCACAAGCggattcacacaggtgagaaaccacaccagtgtgacatctgtggtaaatcattccctcgGAAAAGCTACCTAACTGAACACAAgcgtagtcacactggagagaagccatatcactgtgacatctgtggtaagtcattctcgcAGAGAGGTAACTTGACAGAGCACattcgtattcatacaggtgagaagccataccATTGTCACACCTGTGAGAAGTCGTTCTCTCAGAAAAGTAATTTGACTGAACACATtcgcattcatacaggtgagaaaccgtatcactgtgatatctgcggtaagtCGCTATCCAAAAAAATCAGCGTGATTGagcacaaatacattcatgctggagagaagccatatcactgtgatatttgtggtaaagcgTTCTCTCAAAAAGGAAACTTgcctaaacacaaacgtattcacacggGGGAGAAACCATacgactgtgatatctgtgggaaatcgtTTTCAGTGAATTTTTATTTgacagaacataaacacagccatacaggggagaagccgtACCATTGTGAcgtctgtgataaatcattctcccGGCTTCATAGTTTGACTGAGCACAAGCAgatacatacaggagagaggcagttccattgtgatatctgtggtaagtcgttCTCTCGAAATCTCCATTTAGTTgatcacaaatacattcacacaggaGGTAAGCCGTATCGATGTGATGTATGTGGCAAGTCGTTCCTTCGAAATTTCCACTtgaacgaacacaaacacactcacacaggagagaagccatatcactgtgacgcctgtggtaaatcgttctctcgcAAACAACAGTTGACTTCACATTGTTGTATCCGTACAGAAGAATGA